In Kiritimatiellia bacterium, a single genomic region encodes these proteins:
- a CDS encoding WecB/TagA/CpsF family glycosyltransferase — translation MIDTGKRNVLGVLVDVIDYESAVRRILAAAQAREPLGVTALAVHGVMTGAMDPAHRRRLNELDIVTPDGQPVRWALNWLHRAHLRDRVYGPRLMLEVCAAAARESLPIFLFGSRADVLARLTENLADRFKGLLVVGAKPSAFRRLTPDERDRLAETIRDSGARIVFVGLGCPRQEVFVYEMRRLVKLPMIAVGAAFEFHAGFAREAPEWMQRAGLQWLHRLAQNPRRLWRRYVLLNPAYAVLVAAQATGLWCPEPFPHATPAEERYG, via the coding sequence ATGATCGACACGGGAAAACGAAACGTACTCGGCGTACTGGTGGACGTGATCGACTACGAGTCGGCCGTCCGCCGGATTCTCGCCGCTGCCCAAGCCCGCGAACCGCTCGGAGTCACGGCCCTGGCTGTGCACGGCGTGATGACGGGTGCGATGGACCCCGCCCACCGCCGCCGACTCAATGAGTTGGACATCGTCACTCCCGACGGTCAGCCTGTACGCTGGGCCTTGAACTGGCTGCACCGGGCTCATCTTCGAGATCGCGTGTACGGGCCCCGGCTCATGCTCGAGGTCTGTGCAGCCGCTGCGCGCGAGTCCCTTCCCATCTTCTTGTTCGGCAGCCGCGCGGATGTGCTGGCCCGGCTGACCGAGAATTTGGCGGACCGATTCAAGGGATTGTTGGTGGTCGGAGCGAAACCGTCGGCGTTTCGCAGGCTCACGCCCGACGAGCGGGACCGGCTCGCGGAAACCATCCGCGATTCCGGAGCCCGAATCGTTTTTGTCGGCCTGGGCTGCCCCCGACAGGAAGTGTTCGTCTATGAGATGCGGCGGCTGGTGAAACTGCCGATGATCGCCGTGGGCGCCGCGTTCGAATTCCACGCCGGCTTCGCACGGGAAGCCCCTGAATGGATGCAACGGGCCGGCCTTCAGTGGCTTCATCGGCTGGCGCAGAATCCGCGGAGGCTCTGGCGTCGTTATGTTCTGCTGAATCCGGCCTACGCGGTGTTGGTCGCCGCTCAAGCAACCGGCCTTTGGTGCCCGGAACCGTTCCCACACGCAACGCCGGCGGAAGAGCGTTACGGCTGA
- a CDS encoding exosortase/archaeosortase family protein, which yields MMKSVRQTGFMTLGLLAAGTVFVLAWGIFFHFRGVTDVGYIVSKPNPSIFYWLYDRWWLNDFVVTSYAINFLAPILAAFLAWRRRTALRDAPRRIGWAGLVLFTALLALHVLGARAQQTRISILAMVWLPWAAAFFAWGPAVARLLAYPFLMASWIMPVNFFDAAMNPLRVAAAHAAAGLAAGIGFPATAVGSAIVESESQLWVINLSDSTSGIYALSALAMFTMLAADYVKPLRRAVWTVVLTPVFFWLANTGRGFLAVFVAEVFGPNAANTLNVHYPAVGLIGFYVAAQAAWLRLSGLDWGSVRRRFLEPHEARTRGPWRPSSGDTL from the coding sequence ATGATGAAGTCAGTTCGGCAAACCGGTTTCATGACGCTAGGCCTGCTGGCAGCGGGGACGGTCTTCGTGCTGGCGTGGGGCATTTTTTTCCATTTCCGCGGCGTCACGGATGTCGGCTACATCGTGTCGAAGCCGAATCCTTCCATTTTTTACTGGCTGTATGACCGGTGGTGGCTAAATGATTTTGTCGTCACTTCGTACGCGATCAACTTTCTGGCGCCGATCTTGGCGGCCTTTCTGGCTTGGCGGCGGCGTACCGCGCTCCGCGACGCGCCTCGCCGAATCGGGTGGGCGGGGCTGGTTTTGTTTACGGCGCTGCTTGCGCTCCATGTATTGGGCGCGAGGGCGCAGCAGACGAGAATCAGCATCCTCGCGATGGTCTGGCTGCCGTGGGCGGCGGCCTTTTTCGCCTGGGGTCCGGCGGTGGCTCGTTTGTTGGCGTATCCTTTCCTGATGGCATCCTGGATCATGCCCGTCAATTTTTTTGATGCCGCGATGAATCCGTTGCGCGTCGCGGCCGCACACGCGGCGGCCGGCCTTGCGGCGGGAATCGGCTTTCCCGCAACGGCAGTGGGATCCGCCATCGTCGAGTCCGAATCGCAATTGTGGGTGATCAACCTCTCCGACTCGACGAGCGGCATTTACGCGCTGTCCGCTCTGGCGATGTTCACCATGTTGGCGGCGGATTATGTGAAGCCATTGCGTCGCGCCGTTTGGACGGTCGTGTTGACGCCGGTATTCTTTTGGCTCGCCAACACGGGACGCGGGTTTTTGGCTGTCTTCGTGGCCGAGGTATTCGGCCCAAACGCCGCGAACACGTTGAATGTCCACTACCCGGCCGTGGGGCTCATCGGCTTCTATGTTGCGGCCCAGGCCGCGTGGCTTCGTTTGAGCGGTCTCGACTGGGGATCGGTCAGGCGCCGGTTTTTGGAACCGCATGAGGCTAGAACAAGGGGACCATGGCGGCCGTCTTCGGGAGACACGCTGTGA
- a CDS encoding EpsI family protein: protein MKPSAALWICTAILAALFAAQPHLTKVTFIDEPPVPTSLPEQVGAWQGRRLVNCQAQDHDEPLFEDEVGPEGRCPICGGVVGPMTSTERYLLPPDTRIDKRIYRRRRDAAADAISAAIVFSGIHRASIHRPEVCLVGDGSTAEIIRTETRRIPLAKGQALGVSLLTVRQFGTGPDGKPVNRLSYFAYWFIGRGRETPSHVERLVWMGLERIRGRAYPWAYVSISAALRSEGDSAALRRLDEFARALHGALHALSSPGPVESASVP from the coding sequence GTGAAGCCGTCCGCGGCGTTGTGGATTTGCACCGCAATTCTGGCGGCACTCTTTGCGGCGCAGCCGCACCTGACCAAGGTCACATTCATTGACGAGCCGCCCGTTCCGACGTCCCTTCCGGAACAGGTGGGCGCATGGCAGGGCCGACGACTGGTCAATTGCCAGGCGCAGGATCACGATGAGCCCCTTTTCGAGGATGAGGTGGGTCCGGAAGGCCGCTGCCCCATCTGCGGAGGCGTGGTCGGCCCGATGACTTCGACCGAAAGATATTTGCTTCCGCCCGATACTCGGATTGACAAGAGAATCTACCGACGCCGACGGGATGCCGCAGCAGATGCCATCAGCGCGGCGATCGTATTCAGCGGAATTCACCGGGCCAGCATTCATCGTCCAGAAGTTTGTCTGGTGGGCGATGGCTCTACTGCTGAAATCATACGGACCGAAACGCGGCGAATCCCCTTGGCGAAGGGGCAGGCGCTTGGCGTCTCGCTCCTGACGGTGCGCCAATTCGGCACTGGGCCTGATGGAAAACCTGTGAACCGCCTGAGCTATTTTGCGTATTGGTTTATCGGCCGCGGACGGGAAACCCCGTCCCATGTTGAGCGATTGGTCTGGATGGGGCTCGAGCGGATTCGCGGCCGCGCTTATCCATGGGCCTACGTTTCCATATCAGCCGCGCTCCGATCGGAAGGGGACTCGGCAGCCCTTCGGCGGCTCGACGAGTTCGCGCGGGCGCTGCATGGGGCGCTCCACGCCTTGTCCAGCCCGGGGCCGGTAGAATCCGCATCAGTTCCGTGA
- the wbaP gene encoding undecaprenyl-phosphate galactose phosphotransferase WbaP: MLASWMLYLLGAWVVGAYVAKLLPGWGLGPVEELRRTFFLLLTVFAGTTAMLFWGKAAEATSRFTLTLGFLLSIIVVPSLRTEIKRILLRREAWGVPVVIYGKLEAVRKAVHALREERGLGYHPAGVFLDEPDPLPRRMEDLEVLGSVDQFTTSAPIAILAANGLSPQRVTDLMDGPLANYRRVVIVPDMTESPTLWVRPRDFMGLLGIEIPCNLLDPLARVLKRTLDLSIVILTAPLWVPISVLLSLLIWLEDRKSPIFRQERIGIGGRVFYALKFRTMHPDAERILRERLEADPRLRAEWEANFKLKNDPRITRMGRFLRATSLDELPQFINVLRGEMSLVGPRPLPRYHHEALPERARQLRERVRPGITGLWQVSGRSEAGHAAMPRWDTYYVRNWSIWLDIVILVRTIRAVLSQHGAY, translated from the coding sequence ATGCTGGCAAGCTGGATGCTCTACCTTCTCGGAGCGTGGGTCGTTGGCGCATATGTGGCCAAACTGCTGCCGGGCTGGGGCCTTGGGCCCGTGGAAGAATTGCGGAGGACCTTCTTTTTACTTTTGACCGTTTTTGCGGGCACCACCGCGATGCTGTTCTGGGGGAAGGCCGCAGAGGCAACCAGCCGGTTCACACTTACCTTGGGATTTCTGCTCAGTATCATCGTCGTGCCCTCACTGCGTACCGAGATTAAACGCATCCTGTTGAGGCGCGAGGCTTGGGGCGTGCCGGTGGTGATTTACGGCAAACTGGAAGCGGTCCGAAAAGCGGTCCATGCGCTTCGCGAAGAGCGAGGGCTTGGCTATCATCCCGCCGGCGTGTTTTTGGACGAACCCGACCCGCTGCCGCGGCGGATGGAAGACCTCGAGGTCCTAGGGTCGGTGGATCAATTTACGACGTCGGCGCCGATCGCCATTCTTGCGGCGAATGGGTTGTCACCCCAGCGGGTGACGGACTTGATGGATGGGCCCCTTGCGAACTACCGGCGCGTGGTCATCGTTCCAGATATGACCGAATCGCCGACGCTTTGGGTCAGGCCGAGGGATTTCATGGGTCTCCTCGGAATCGAGATACCGTGCAATTTGCTCGATCCCCTCGCGCGTGTGCTAAAACGGACGCTGGACCTTTCCATCGTGATACTCACCGCACCTCTCTGGGTTCCGATCAGTGTGCTTTTGAGCCTTCTTATCTGGCTTGAGGACCGGAAATCGCCGATTTTCCGCCAGGAACGGATTGGCATCGGAGGCCGCGTTTTTTACGCCCTGAAGTTCCGCACGATGCACCCGGATGCGGAACGCATCCTGCGGGAACGGCTCGAGGCCGATCCCCGCCTGCGTGCGGAGTGGGAAGCCAACTTCAAGCTTAAAAATGACCCCCGCATCACTCGCATGGGTCGATTTTTGCGCGCAACGTCATTAGACGAACTTCCTCAGTTCATCAATGTTCTCCGAGGGGAAATGTCGCTGGTGGGGCCCAGGCCCCTGCCGCGGTATCACCATGAAGCCCTCCCTGAACGAGCGCGCCAGCTTCGAGAGCGTGTCCGTCCTGGCATCACGGGGCTTTGGCAGGTCTCCGGGCGGAGTGAAGCTGGCCATGCGGCGATGCCGCGGTGGGACACGTATTACGTTCGAAATTGGTCTATCTGGTTGGACATCGTCATTCTTGTCCGTACGATTCGGGCGGTGCTTTCCCAACACGGGGCCTACTGA